One genomic region from Spirulina subsalsa PCC 9445 encodes:
- a CDS encoding class I SAM-dependent methyltransferase → MLLKPEARTKYDNGDDGFFYSVPRFVTHVDDHFIDQLTQLYRERLKPNSRVLDLMSSWVSHLPDEVEFAHVEGHGMNEEELRKNPRLNHYVVQNLNSTPQLPFSDGEFDAVLICVSVQYLQYPEIVLSEICRLLKPGGLLIISFSNRMFYQKAIAAWRDNSEMGRVALVKAYLKAISGFTEPEVIIQRSELPSFLQMLGMGGQDPFYAVIAERKVE, encoded by the coding sequence ATGTTGTTGAAACCGGAAGCACGGACGAAATACGATAATGGGGATGATGGGTTTTTCTATTCTGTCCCTCGCTTTGTGACTCATGTTGATGATCATTTCATTGACCAACTGACCCAACTTTATCGGGAACGCTTAAAACCCAACAGTCGCGTTCTGGACTTGATGAGTAGTTGGGTGTCTCATCTGCCGGATGAGGTGGAATTTGCCCATGTTGAAGGTCACGGGATGAATGAGGAGGAGTTGAGGAAAAATCCGCGACTGAATCATTATGTTGTGCAGAATTTGAACAGTACCCCTCAATTGCCCTTTTCCGATGGGGAATTTGACGCGGTGTTAATCTGTGTGTCGGTGCAGTATTTACAGTATCCCGAGATTGTTTTAAGTGAAATTTGTCGCCTTCTCAAACCGGGGGGATTGTTGATTATCAGCTTTTCTAACCGGATGTTTTATCAAAAGGCGATCGCCGCTTGGCGGGATAATAGCGAAATGGGACGGGTGGCCTTAGTTAAGGCTTATCTTAAAGCGATTTCTGGGTTCACTGAACCGGAGGTGATTATTCAACGTTCTGAACTGCCCAGTTTCCTCCAAATGTTGGGCATGGGAGGACAAGATCCCTTTTATGCGGTCATTGCAGAACGTAAGGTGGAGTAA
- a CDS encoding cation:proton antiporter, with product MLTSLLWILLMGFFVGQIARRLKAPPLFGMILAGIILGPEVANVLTSEILESAQSLRIIAVMIILMKAGLGLDWEKLAQQGSVAIRLGFLPATFEAVVVAIASIFLFQLDWMTGLLLGCVVGAESPAVIVPGMLRLKSLGWGVSKGIPDTILTGSAVSDVLLLLLFNLLLNFLSQGMDTGITLPGGLTLNALELLPLQVISQIAVGIGLGFCAARWLISLLVRQNWTQNSVQDTLVVAGIALLLVVTAEQIPLFSGYMAVMSTGYFLLEFDAPLAREIRKGFDGLWIGAEIILFVLMGASVQLSVLGDVLLPGLLLLAIGTLIGRGLGWYLSTLGSNWTPSERLFLLAGNSAKATVQAAIGAIPLAYGIAGGEIILAIAALSILVTAPLGAWAIPTFAPKLLQKGEVDPTKVNISRPVRLLVAVDTSPLSHPIMVKAADLARRGNSEVIVLHVLCTDDPLGLDNLRQSARQVFADIRHRFITVTGSISEEIVRTAQQYQVDEIIMGKRGKRSLSEQILVNSVSQAILETAAIPVIIVTPPYVLQ from the coding sequence ATGCTTACTAGCCTCCTTTGGATTCTGCTCATGGGCTTTTTTGTCGGTCAAATTGCCCGACGTTTAAAAGCACCGCCCCTATTTGGGATGATTCTGGCGGGGATTATCTTAGGGCCAGAAGTGGCTAATGTTCTCACATCAGAAATACTGGAATCGGCTCAGTCCCTGCGGATTATCGCGGTCATGATCATCTTGATGAAGGCCGGGTTAGGATTAGACTGGGAAAAACTGGCTCAACAAGGTAGCGTGGCCATTCGCTTAGGCTTTCTCCCTGCCACTTTTGAAGCGGTTGTAGTTGCGATCGCCTCTATCTTCCTCTTTCAACTAGACTGGATGACTGGACTCCTGCTAGGCTGTGTCGTAGGGGCAGAATCCCCCGCCGTCATTGTCCCCGGAATGTTACGTCTCAAAAGTCTAGGCTGGGGTGTCAGTAAAGGCATCCCCGACACCATTCTAACCGGAAGTGCCGTCTCCGATGTCTTACTCCTCCTGCTGTTTAACCTCCTGCTCAATTTCCTCTCCCAAGGCATGGACACCGGAATCACCCTCCCCGGTGGCCTGACCTTAAACGCGCTGGAATTACTCCCCCTGCAAGTCATCAGTCAAATTGCTGTCGGTATTGGTTTAGGATTTTGTGCCGCCCGTTGGCTTATTTCCCTGTTAGTGCGGCAAAACTGGACTCAAAATAGTGTACAGGATACCCTCGTTGTGGCCGGAATTGCCCTGCTTTTGGTCGTGACGGCCGAACAAATCCCCCTCTTTTCCGGTTATATGGCCGTCATGTCAACAGGTTATTTTTTACTGGAATTCGATGCTCCCCTAGCCCGAGAAATTCGTAAAGGTTTTGATGGATTATGGATTGGGGCAGAAATTATCCTCTTTGTCCTCATGGGGGCTAGTGTGCAACTCTCCGTCTTGGGTGATGTATTACTGCCCGGATTGCTACTCCTCGCCATTGGTACCTTAATCGGACGGGGGTTAGGCTGGTATCTTTCTACATTAGGCAGTAATTGGACTCCCTCAGAGCGACTGTTTTTATTAGCTGGAAATTCGGCTAAGGCCACTGTCCAGGCGGCTATTGGGGCGATTCCCCTCGCCTATGGTATCGCGGGAGGGGAGATTATTCTAGCGATCGCCGCCCTGTCCATCTTAGTGACTGCCCCCCTCGGTGCTTGGGCAATTCCCACCTTTGCCCCCAAACTCCTCCAAAAAGGGGAAGTAGACCCCACCAAAGTTAATATCAGCCGCCCCGTGCGTTTACTGGTCGCCGTAGACACTTCCCCCCTCTCCCATCCCATTATGGTTAAAGCGGCCGACCTCGCCCGACGGGGCAACAGTGAGGTCATTGTGTTGCACGTCCTTTGTACCGATGACCCCCTAGGACTGGATAACCTGAGACAAAGCGCCCGACAAGTCTTCGCCGATATTCGCCATAGATTCATCACAGTCACCGGGTCAATTTCTGAAGAAATTGTCCGCACCGCTCAACAGTACCAAGTGGATGAAATTATCATGGGCAAACGAGGAAAACGGAGTTTATCGGAGCAAATTTTAGTGAATTCCGTCTCCCAAGCCATTTTAGAAACGGCCGCTATCCCTGTGATTATCGTTACTCCACCTTACGTTCTGCAATGA